The Euleptes europaea isolate rEulEur1 chromosome 2, rEulEur1.hap1, whole genome shotgun sequence genome has a segment encoding these proteins:
- the LOC130473377 gene encoding androgen-induced gene 1 protein-like — MVLGLQGQRTASVLHFLCCLWAIFALSHNIGLPQSARREREHTYGGHWKHLTFLNQVLQTILFVLCVIIDVVALCSSSHEKMISSLLVPVRDYIFSTFVFPVGLFVAVVFWGLYAYDRELVYPRELDEVNSVWLNHSMHTTILPLLFIELLVCPHKYVRKTKGIIGLTVFTITYLCWIIWVNYASGIWAYPVLGVLDTPGKIVFFSIAYLIVLMFYFLGRLLTKQLWGK; from the exons ATGGTTTTGGGGCTCCAAGGCCAGAGGACCGCGTCGGTCCTGCACTTCCTCTGCTGCCTATGGGCCATCTtcgccctctcccataatatAGGGCTGCCCCAATCCGCCCGCAGGGAAAGAGAACACACCTACGGGGGCCACTGGAAACATCTGACCTTCCTTAACCAG GTTTTGCAAACAATACTGTTTGTATTGTGCGTTATCATTGATGTTGTAGCTCTTTGCTCCTCTTCCCATGAGAAGATGATATCATCTCTATTGGTGCCTGTCAGAGATTACATCTTCTCAACATTTGTGTTCCCCGTTGGCTTA TTTGTAGCTGTTGTTTTCTGGGGTCTCTATGCATATGATCGGGAACTTGTGTACCCTAGGGAACTAGATGAAGTTAATTCAGTATGGCTTAATCACTCTATG CATACTACAATCCTTCCGCTGCTTTTCATAGAGCTCTTAGTATGCCCACATAAATATGTCCGTAAGACAAAGGGAATTATTGGACTTACTGTGTTCACAATTACATACCTCTGCTG GATAATATGGGTAAACTATGCATCTGGGATTTGGGCATATCCAGTTTTAGGAGTTCTCGATACACCTGGGAAAATAGTATTTTTCTCCATCGCCTACTTGATAGTGCTAATGTTCTATTTCCTTGGGAGGCTGCTAACAAAACAGTTATGGGGTAAGTAA